AACTGACGGCCTTGACGATAGAGCGAAAATGGGAATCTCGTACCCGAATGAACATCGGTTCCTCCCGCTCCCGGCGTCGGCATAAGATCTCGAGACCTACGGGCAACGAACTGTATCAAAAAAGCAAAAGGCCGGGCGTCGCCATCCGCATTCTCGGGCGCCATGTGTCCGCCGGCGGCCGGAGCTTCGGCTCGGCGACGATGGCCATCCTGCTGATCAAGAGAGCTGCCACCGAGGAGGCATTCCGGGTCGCATTGGGCACTTTTGTCGGGGTCGATATCGATCTTGTTCTCCGAATTGTTGTTGAATGTACTGTGAGTCGAAACCGTATTGTACTGATCCTCCAGGATCTTGCCGCCACGACCGAGCTGTGGTTTCGCGGCTCTGCTTATCGCCAAGCGCAGGTCATTCTTCTACGATTGTGGTACTGAGCGCACATGACTCCAGTCGCGGCACTCTCGTGGTCCAGGTCTCAGGCCAGTCTATGAAATGCTGGCGGCAACGCCTCCCGAACGAGTTCACTTAGATCCAAAGCCTCGCCGCTTTCCGTAATGTCAGAGAATAGAACCTCGACAAAGGGATGCTGGCGGTTGAATGCGGCGCCTCGCTGGTATTTCGCGCTCACAATCCGCTGAAGTGCGGCAAGGTTCAGCCTGCCAAGCGCATTGTATTGATCGCGGAACAGACTTTGTCGTCCTCCACGATGCTCGACAGACTCCGCCCAAACGTCCATCACCTTTCGGCCCATGAACGCCTCGACCCGTTCATTTCCATCCAGAGCAAAAAGCCGTAGCCCGTCCATGGTGTGTGGTCCGTCATCAACTCGAAACTGTGTAAATGACATGGGAGTCCTCCTGTTATTGACGTCTATTTTCATCGGCAGCCACGTCGCGGACTGCGCCTCCCTCGTTGTCCCACCGTGACAGAGCCAGAGCGACCGTTCTCGCATCGCTAGGCGTGCCTTCTGTTAAAGGCAGTTTGCCGCGACCGGCATCATCCTTGTGCTTATGCAGAAATCGGGCGATTTGCCCGCGGAGCGCCGCCGTCTCCAACAACTTGCCGACCGACCCGGCGGTGTCGAAGATCTCTCGCCGCAGCGTCGTCGGCAGGGCGTTCCATTGCATGATGATGGCCGCGCCGAGACAACGCAAAACGAGCTCTTCTTCGGCCGCAAGGGCTGCGCCGCTCGATCCGTCCTGCTCCGCAACGTGCACTGCATTGTCATAGTCGTCCGCCAGACCCTGCTCGTTATCCGCGAGCGAGGCAAGTCGGTCCTGCAGTTGTTGAAATTTACGGATCTCAGCCGGACCGATCGAACGCTTAATCAGTTCGCCGTACTCGACTGCCTTTGCACGATATTGCTGAGATTTAAACATGCCGGGCCCCTTTCGTTGAAAGTCTCGGCCCATTCCGACCAACTTCGATGGTTGATCAGACATACATAGATATGGGGACCAAAGGTTCGAATAACGAGCCCAGGGCACAAATAAACTGGCACGAAAAGACCGCGCCAGTTGGCAATGGTTGGCGTCTAACACTCGTGTCTCTCAAAGAGGCTTGCCGCTACAGCTGATTACAATCATCCCGTCAAATTCTCATGAGTGAGCAATATTGACCAGCGGGCCGCGCTCCGAGTCGATACTGCTGTGATCACCCCCCGACCGTTGGCACCCATCGGTGACAGAGAGTTGGATAGTGCGCCCGCCTGTCCCACAGGGGGCAAGTTTGCCCGATCACAAGCAAAGACCCTATCACCTCGCGCGGCGGCGCAGCCTCGTTGTCCCAAATGGCAGTCGCGTACAGAGGTGCGAAACATTGCGGTGGCCCATGCTGGGTTCGAGCACTGGACCCTGCGTTGCATCAGGTGCGCCCATATTCATGAGGCGCAGATAGTCGCCGACCCGATGAAGTCCGGTGCTGTCGATTGGGAACACAGCCACTTGCGAAGGCCGCAGTAAGGATCATGACATGACAGGGCTGCCGCGCAACGATCTCGGTAGTCACGATTGGGCTACCCGGGCATCTGAGGCTCTGGCACGGGCAGAGAAGTTGCCGGCTGGATCGATGCGATCCGAAGCCATCAGAAAAGCCGAACAACTTGGCTTTGCCGCTGACATGAGGAAATGGCTGATACCGAAAAAGCCCAACGCACACCGAAAGTGACCGGCTGACCGCGATCCAAGACATAGGACGCGTCCTCAACTCGGAATGGCAAACTGCCTTCCCACGCCGATCTCGGGGTTGGGTAGACGTGCACAGGTGGACGGTTGATGGCAAAGACTTATTCCTCGTCCCGCGTTTCACTCCTCGCCCAGCCAGCAACCGCAATGTCAAAACTGCAACGCAAGGATGCATTTGGAGCGCGTTGAGCTGGGCCATCCGGCTTCGATATCCGCACACTTGAGTGCGCCAAGTGCGATCATGCTCACATGGTCACGGTCACAACTGATCTGGTGAGTGACAGCCGCAGCCTGCACGCGAGAGCGATTGACGCGCTTGAGGAAGCGCAGGCGATGTCGCCCGGCGCACAGCGAACCGAGGGGCTCAAAAAGGCGGGCCTTCTCCGTAGAACTGCGGGCAATCAGGCGGTAATGTCTGCGAAACGGGGCAAGCCCCGCAAAGTGATCAGTTGGCTAAAGTAGCAGCTCGCCGCTCGGTTCGAAAGGCTTGGCGCTTGGCAGCCAACCGAAATCGAGCAAATTCGCTGAGTCAAAGGAGGCTCCCGTGGCGAAGCCAACCAAGGACATGTTTGACCCCAAAACGTTTCTCGCCAAAGTGGGCGCGGGGAAAACGATTCTCAAACTTCCCAAGAATCAACATGTGTTCCAGCAAGGCGACGTCGCGGACACCGTTTTTTACATTCAAAGAGGCAAAGTCAAGCTAACGGTCGTGTCTGAGCAGGGCAAGGAAGCGGTCGTCGCAATTCTGGAGCCCGGCCAGTTCTTTGGCGAAGGATGCATGAATGGTCACCCGTTACGCATCGCTACGACAACAGCGATGGAAGATTGCGTCATCACGTCGATCACCAAGGAAGCCATGATGTCGGCTATTCGTGACGAGCCGAAATTTTCAGAGCTATTCATGTCATACCTCCTGACCCGGAACAGTCGGATTGAGGAGGACCTGATCGACCAGCTATTCAATTCGAGTGAGCGGCGGCTTGCTCGGCTGCTGTTGCTGCTCGCGAATTTCGGCAAGGAAGGGAGCCCGCAGCCGATCAGCGTGAATATCAGTCAGGAAACATTGGCTGAAATGATCGGGACCACGCGATCCCGGGTCAGCTATTTCATGAACAAGTTTCGCAGGCTGGGCCTCATCAGCTATAATGGGCACATTGAGGTCCACAATTCGCTGTTGAGTGCGGTCTTGCATGAGAAGCCCCTGCTGAGAGAGCGCGACTAGAAGCACCGTTCCAAGGAACGGCCCCAGCGCGGGGGGACGAGCTGAGGCCGTCATTTCATCGGATGCTTGGGGGCACATGCATCCGGTCACCCGTCACCAAGTTGCGCCGACGACATTGGTTCCGGCAGAAGGTCAAGCCGCTTTTGGTCGGTTGAGCCTTTTCCGAAGTCCCGGACCAGTTCTCGTGAAAGGGATTTAGCATTCAGCCTCATGCAACGCCGTCAGGGGATCATTTCCGCCTGGCGGCGTTTGTGCATCACAGAGCGAGGGGCGCAATCACTTCGCGCTCAAAATCGCATCATGAGACGGGCTATTTCTTGGAACGATACGAAGCAGCGAACCTTACCTTCTCAGAGCTGAAACGGTCCCATGAGTTAATCCAATGAACATCGTCCCCGTTGATCGCGCGCTAAGCATATACGGCGTCCTTGCGGACCGCTCCGAGACGAAGGGCGCCCGTGAATGTCTTTCCAAGCATCTGATGAAATTGTACATCGGCGGCGAAAAAGACCAGCACCGCTTGACGGTGCACGGACTATCGTACCTTCGCGACCTGGACCGGGCGATCGATTCCAGCAACTGAACAGGCAACCTGTCGGCCTGCACTAGCCCTTCTGCGCTTGACGCTGCGTCCGCAGGGAATTGCGCCGCATCATTCTTGCGTTCGCGGTGCGGACTGCATCCGCCCTTGCTTGTTGTTCTTTCGGAAGTGGCGTCCTGTGTTGCTCGCCGACCGTTGGCGCCATAGCCAGCTGGGTTGGCGCTGTCGAGCTATGCTCGACAGGCTGCACGCTCATTGCGCCCGTGGATGGTGATTTGCGTTTAGGCATCAGGGACAACTCGTTGCTACCGAGTTCGTTCAATAGCTCTCCGACGGGACCTTGCTGGCGGAAACCTCAAGGTCACCGGTCCTCTCCACTCTTGCGATGTAGCAACCAGCTGCCGCAAAGTGAATATGCATAGTCGACATTCGACGGCGCGAGCCACCACTCTTCTACGACTGGTTCGGTCTGAAGACCGTCGACTAACCGGTTATCGGCCATCATTTCCTTCGAATGACTTCACGGCAAGCGTACGTGTGCGCAGTTGTTCGGGAATTTCGTCACTTTATCGTAGGTCTGATCGCCTTCGCGCACACGTAAACCGCATCCAATACGGCGAATCGACTGGACGGCGGATGGTTCTCCGATCGCGTCATCCCGGTCATCAATGTAGGGCGCGCTCCGAGGCAGCCACCGTTCTCAAAAACCGTCAGCCCAAAGTCGTCACCCACATTTCGGTTGCTACGGGTCATGCGAACCAGCGGTAATGCCGCTATTCCCCTTCGAGGAAGTGCCCCAAGGCCTTGAGCGGGCGCAACCTGTCACAGATGATCTTCAGAATAGCCAGCATCGGGACGGCCAGGATCGCGCCAAGCACGCCCCACATCCAAAACCAGAACACCAGCGACAGGATGATCAATACCGGATTCAGCGTGAAGCGCCGCGCCAGCAGCATGGGCGTCACTGTTTCACCTTCGACGAGATGAATGCCAAAGTAGAGGACCGGCGGCAGCAAAGCCCACCATAAGCTTTCGAAGCTCAGCATTCCGACCAGTACGAAGATGCATACCCCGACAAGCGGTCCCAAAATTGGAATGTAGTTGAGCAGGAAGGCTGTGGTGCCCCACAACAAGGGGTCTCCCAGGCCGCAAAGATACATCGCGGCCGCCGTCGTGACACCGACGGCGGCATTCATGGCCGTGATTGTCACCAGATAGCCCGATATGTCCTCCTGGACCTGCTGAGCGATATCGACGGCTTGTCGCTTGTTGTTGAATGTCGGCAGGATCTCAACGGTGCGTCGAAGGAATATATTGCCCGCTACCAAGAGAAAATAGAGCACCAAGACAGTCGTAAACAGGCCGTCGAGTACGGAGCGCGTGCCAGCGAAAAGTACGCCCGTTATGCCCAGATCGCGGCGAACCGAAACAATCGAACCCCGGCCAGGCGGCGCGTCTGCAGCCTGCTCGGCCTGTTGGATTACCTTTTGCAACGCCTGGATCGGCGCGCTTATAACCCGCAGGTGTGCCTCCAGGCGGGGGATGCCCTCGGGTAGCCGCTCGGCCCAGGTCGTGGCCGGTACCGACAACGCTGCCACCGTACCGACAAGCGCTCCAATCACCAGGAAGACGGTGAAGAGCGCTCCGACAGCGCGGGGTAGATGCAAACGCCCCAAGAGGCGAACGGCGGGTTGAAGCAGGAGATTGAGCACGAGGGCGACCACGACAGGAAGGATGATCGAGCTTGCCACATAGAGTGCCGCCAGGACGCCCAACGCGAACAAACCACCGAGAAAGAACGTCTGCGGATCGGATGGCAGCGGCATCTCCGCCTCGTCGGCGGCCTCCGTCGCAGCGGCATGTGACTCCGGCCGATCAACATCCAGCGGGAAGGAAGGACACTGTGTTGGCGGTATGGCGGCAACCATGGCTTTCCCTCTGAATGGGAGCGTATGATCGCTTCCGGTGTCAATCATAATCCCTTTCAGCGAACGAGTTCGTCCGGAAGAGCGCGGGCGTAACAAACCTACAGAGGAACAAATTCGAGAACTGAGCAATATTGACCAGTAGTCATCGCCGCCGGGGTACAAACTACCTCATCACCGCCCCGTCAGTGGCAGCTTTCGGTGACTGAGAGTCCGGTAGCGCTCTCGCCGATAACGTCAGGGGAGCATCATGTCTTCCGTCCACCGGTTGCCAACCTTCGAGCAGCGTCACAGCATTGAGGAGTTTATCCAGATAAGGCGCGATATGTTGCGCTATGCCCGCTCGTTCCCGCCGGGGGCTGAGCGCAATCAGCGGCGACAGATAGCCTTATCACTTCGAGCCCTGTTCAAGAACAATGATTGGCTGAACGCCCATACATGGGAAGGAGCAACGCTGCTCACTGATTGTCCTTCGCCTTCCCCAGTAAAATAGGGACAGCTTCAATCCCAACTCTCCACAAGATCGTGCCGGCTGCACTGGATGCGGTTCGCCAATGATCCTTGCGATGATCGAGCCGGCGAAACGAGTTGTGTCCGCTTCGGACCGCTCCCCGCGGCATCATGCGATCGGCCGCAATAGCTTCCGCGGTTGCGGCATCACAATCATGCATTCTAGCGTAGGAGCTCTTGCGCTGCTCTGTAGGCGGGCGCAATCAAGCGGGATATGAAACTCAGTTAAATGGCAACGAGGAGGGTTTCGTCGGCACTGCACTTTGCGCATTCAAAGGTGCGCACATCAAAACCAGGTTTGTCCGGCTCGATGCAGACCAACCTCATTGGTGTTCGGCATTTCGAGCAGTTATGAATTCTGAAGTCTGCAACACCAACACTTGGATGAGATTGAGTCGACGGCATGATACTCCCCTTAAGACCCAGGCGGGAGTGCGACACTCTCAGTCACCGATTGTTGCCTATGGTAGGGCGGTGATCTAACCAATATAGTGTCTTGGTTCCATCCACACTGGTCAATACTGCTCGCTTTCGAAAAAAGACTCGAAGAGGACAAATAGGACCTTCCGCGGCCGCTGGCTCAGAAAATGAGGACGGCTCTTAAGCCCCCCTCTGGTTTTTTGTAGCTGCTTGTCGTGTGCTTGGCGAGTTCGCCTAACCTTCGATGATGTAAACGATCTCGTGGGTGCGCGGGCGAAGAATGATGTAGTTGCCGTGCACAAGGATGAAATCGTATCCACGCCATTCCGGATAGATTTCCACGATACGTGCTGGCATCGGATGATAGCGGACACCCGCCGGGACAGCCGTTCCGATTGAGAGGTTGAAGTTCACGTTTGTAACTTCCTCAACCTTCTCCTGCTTGATCGCCGAGGTTATCTGGGTGCGCTTTTCGGCGGGAGGCGCTGATGTCGCCGAGGTTGCGGCATTGCCGGTCGTCCTACTGTCGGGTGTCGAAGGCCTGGTCTCGGCAGTCGGAGATTTCAAGTCCTTTGAGGTGGTGGTCGAATCAGGTGATTTCGCCTTGCTGTCGGCTTTCATGTCGCTCGTCGCCTTGCTGTCAGAAGGCGACTTCGTTTCGGCGGTCGGATTTTTCATGTCCTTCGAAGTGGTGGTCGGAGTAATTGACTCTGAAGCCTTCGACTTGCCATCAGCTTTCATG
The genomic region above belongs to Bradyrhizobium arachidis and contains:
- a CDS encoding Crp/Fnr family transcriptional regulator, translated to MAKPTKDMFDPKTFLAKVGAGKTILKLPKNQHVFQQGDVADTVFYIQRGKVKLTVVSEQGKEAVVAILEPGQFFGEGCMNGHPLRIATTTAMEDCVITSITKEAMMSAIRDEPKFSELFMSYLLTRNSRIEEDLIDQLFNSSERRLARLLLLLANFGKEGSPQPISVNISQETLAEMIGTTRSRVSYFMNKFRRLGLISYNGHIEVHNSLLSAVLHEKPLLRERD
- a CDS encoding DUF1236 domain-containing protein → MVSVAVAALLATTGLATAQGVNQGAAKESPTVASPKGDTAAPMNAPAKGAETATPGAGSKEAAPQHAHGKPDAKTTGDMKADGKSKASESITPTTTSKDMKNPTAETKSPSDSKATSDMKADSKAKSPDSTTTSKDLKSPTAETRPSTPDSRTTGNAATSATSAPPAEKRTQITSAIKQEKVEEVTNVNFNLSIGTAVPAGVRYHPMPARIVEIYPEWRGYDFILVHGNYIILRPRTHEIVYIIEG
- a CDS encoding AI-2E family transporter is translated as MVAAIPPTQCPSFPLDVDRPESHAAATEAADEAEMPLPSDPQTFFLGGLFALGVLAALYVASSIILPVVVALVLNLLLQPAVRLLGRLHLPRAVGALFTVFLVIGALVGTVAALSVPATTWAERLPEGIPRLEAHLRVISAPIQALQKVIQQAEQAADAPPGRGSIVSVRRDLGITGVLFAGTRSVLDGLFTTVLVLYFLLVAGNIFLRRTVEILPTFNNKRQAVDIAQQVQEDISGYLVTITAMNAAVGVTTAAAMYLCGLGDPLLWGTTAFLLNYIPILGPLVGVCIFVLVGMLSFESLWWALLPPVLYFGIHLVEGETVTPMLLARRFTLNPVLIILSLVFWFWMWGVLGAILAVPMLAILKIICDRLRPLKALGHFLEGE